One Gloeothece verrucosa PCC 7822 DNA window includes the following coding sequences:
- a CDS encoding ATP-binding protein: MKPSDKFKLTEQQIDKLENIRKEKYKENKNFTQEKLAKDSNVSLDDYKRFIGKKQGNSVLERYQIENLAKTLGIQPTDIIEPREWKGEKLFKYTKKFDALIEEKTRRFVGRKFVFDGFQDFLKNHDRGYFTVVANPGEGKSAIASQYVNKNPDCIYYFNVRSDSQNRADQFLDNVCHQLIYRYQLGEDSFSKGANEDGDVLKELLQTVSEKLSGGEKLIIVVDALDEVDLNSQTEGANVLYLPRYLPKNVYFFLTRRDEEAVKSRLLIEAPAKTLYLKDYSEKSKQDIRAYIRLLVEDDPEYQEKLRNWIKKQGITRDKFIEEVAQKSENNFMYLRYVLPQIAAGYYQDLKLEDLPEGLTNYYRDHWRLMRMDRTKINIVYLLTVIRRPISRGLIAKFATVGELKVSEYTVQDVLREWSQFLIEDRIEGESRYKVYHASFADFLQSDEMVKAAGVEIRNIHGLIADTLWQELYGDEEDGEDE, translated from the coding sequence ATGAAACCATCAGATAAATTTAAGTTAACAGAACAACAAATTGATAAGTTAGAAAATATCAGAAAAGAGAAATATAAAGAAAATAAAAACTTCACTCAAGAAAAACTAGCAAAAGACTCTAATGTTTCTCTTGATGATTATAAAAGATTTATCGGTAAAAAACAAGGCAATAGTGTTTTAGAAAGATATCAAATTGAAAACCTTGCCAAAACTTTAGGAATACAACCCACAGATATTATTGAGCCGCGAGAATGGAAAGGTGAAAAATTATTTAAATATACTAAAAAATTTGATGCTTTAATCGAAGAAAAAACAAGGCGCTTTGTGGGGCGTAAATTTGTTTTTGATGGGTTTCAAGACTTTCTCAAAAACCATGACAGAGGTTATTTTACTGTAGTTGCTAATCCTGGGGAAGGAAAAAGCGCGATCGCTTCTCAATATGTCAACAAAAATCCTGACTGTATTTACTATTTTAATGTTAGGTCTGATAGTCAAAATCGAGCGGATCAATTTCTGGATAATGTTTGTCATCAGTTGATTTACCGTTATCAATTAGGGGAAGATTCTTTTTCAAAAGGAGCAAATGAAGATGGAGATGTCTTAAAAGAGTTATTGCAAACTGTCAGCGAGAAACTCTCAGGAGGTGAAAAATTAATTATTGTTGTTGATGCGTTGGATGAAGTTGATTTAAACAGTCAAACAGAAGGGGCAAATGTTTTATATTTACCGCGTTATTTACCGAAGAATGTTTATTTTTTCCTGACCCGTAGAGATGAAGAAGCCGTTAAAAGCCGCCTTTTGATTGAAGCACCAGCAAAAACATTGTATCTTAAGGATTATTCAGAAAAGTCTAAACAAGATATTAGGGCTTATATTCGCTTGTTAGTGGAAGATGATCCAGAGTATCAAGAAAAGTTAAGGAACTGGATTAAAAAACAAGGGATAACCCGAGATAAGTTTATTGAAGAAGTGGCGCAGAAAAGCGAAAATAATTTTATGTATTTGCGCTATGTCTTGCCTCAAATTGCCGCAGGTTATTATCAAGATTTAAAGTTAGAGGATTTACCGGAAGGGCTAACGAATTATTATCGAGACCACTGGCGCTTGATGCGGATGGATCGGACTAAAATTAATATAGTCTATCTTTTAACTGTTATTCGTCGCCCGATTTCTCGCGGCTTAATTGCTAAATTTGCAACGGTTGGGGAACTTAAGGTTAGTGAATATACAGTACAAGATGTTTTAAGGGAGTGGTCACAGTTTTTAATCGAGGATAGGATTGAGGGGGAGTCTCGGTATAAGGTTTATCATGCTAGTTTTGCGGATTTTCTTCAAAGTGATGAAATGGTGAAAGCGGCGGGGGTTGAGATTCGTAATATTCATGGGTTGATTGCGGATACTTTGTGGCAAGAGTTATATGGGGATGAGGAGGATGGGGAAGATGAGTAA
- a CDS encoding beta-propeller domain-containing protein, translated as MSKLADKLRAMSPEEREYTLQSLPYHLAEEGQYKRLCHLLTDFDFLQIKLERMGVAALIDDYDLIQNHESWKELKWIQKALYMFGESLIKNTTQSDKQFWMLFLPFKYLPQINRLLETAPPYKDKSWLCLLSPTIKTPLAQPLIRTLTGHKNSVSAVAVTPDGKKVISGSGDNTLKIWDLATGKEEYTLRGHNDSVNAVAVTPDEKKLISGSSDKTLKVWDLATGKEKYTLRGHNDSVNAVAVTRDGKKVISGSSDKTLKVWDLATGKEKYTLRGHNDSVNAVAVTRDGKKVISGSDDKTLKVWDLATGNEEYTLTGHNDSVNAVAVTRDGKKLISGSDDKTLKVWDLATGKLEYTLTGHNDWVSAVAVTPDGTKVISGSRDKTLKIWDLATGKEESTLTGHNDSVNAVAVTPDGTKVISGSRDKTLKIWDLATGKLEYTLTGHNDSVSAVAVTSDGTKVISRSWDKTLKIWDLATGKLEYTLTGHNDSVNAVGVTPDGKKVISEIDDKTLKVWDLATGKIEYILTGHNFWVNAVAVTPDGQKLISGSSDNTLKVWDLATGKEEYILTGHNFWVNAIAVTPDRKKVISGSRENTLKVWDLATGKEEYTLTGHNYSVNAIAVTPDGKKVISGSWDKTLKIWDLATGKLEYTLTGHNFWVNAVAVTPDGKKVISGSDDKTLKVWDLDRGECIATFTAEAWITCCAVAPDGVTIVAGDSSGQVHFLRLMGIE; from the coding sequence ATGAGTAAGTTGGCCGATAAATTAAGGGCAATGTCTCCTGAAGAAAGGGAATACACTTTACAATCTTTACCCTACCATTTAGCCGAGGAAGGACAATATAAGCGCTTGTGTCATTTATTGACAGATTTTGATTTTTTGCAAATTAAATTAGAAAGGATGGGTGTAGCGGCGTTAATTGATGATTATGATTTAATTCAAAATCACGAAAGTTGGAAAGAATTAAAATGGATACAAAAAGCGTTGTATATGTTCGGTGAGAGTTTGATCAAAAATACTACTCAATCAGATAAACAATTCTGGATGTTATTCCTTCCTTTTAAATATCTGCCTCAGATTAACCGGTTATTAGAAACAGCACCCCCATACAAGGATAAATCTTGGTTATGTCTGCTGAGTCCTACTATTAAAACACCACTAGCACAACCTTTAATTCGGACTCTCACTGGTCATAAGAACTCGGTAAGTGCAGTAGCGGTTACACCCGATGGGAAAAAGGTCATTTCTGGCAGTGGGGACAACACCCTCAAAATCTGGGATTTAGCCACAGGGAAAGAAGAATACACTCTCAGGGGCCATAATGACTCGGTAAATGCAGTAGCTGTTACTCCCGATGAGAAAAAGCTCATTTCTGGGAGTTCGGACAAAACCCTCAAAGTCTGGGATTTAGCCACAGGGAAAGAAAAATACACTCTCAGGGGTCATAATGACTCGGTAAATGCAGTAGCTGTTACTCGCGATGGGAAAAAGGTCATTTCTGGGAGTTCGGACAAAACCCTCAAAGTCTGGGATTTAGCCACAGGGAAAGAAAAATACACTCTCAGGGGTCATAATGACTCGGTAAATGCAGTAGCTGTTACTCGCGATGGGAAAAAGGTCATTTCTGGGAGTGACGACAAGACCCTCAAAGTCTGGGATTTAGCCACAGGGAACGAAGAATACACTCTCACGGGCCATAATGACTCGGTAAATGCAGTAGCTGTTACTCGCGATGGGAAAAAGCTCATTTCTGGGAGTGACGACAAGACCCTCAAAGTCTGGGATTTAGCCACAGGGAAGCTAGAATACACTCTCACGGGTCATAATGACTGGGTAAGTGCAGTAGCTGTTACTCCCGATGGGACAAAGGTCATTTCTGGGAGTCGGGACAAGACCCTCAAAATCTGGGATTTAGCCACAGGGAAGGAAGAATCCACTCTCACGGGCCATAATGACTCGGTAAATGCAGTAGCTGTTACTCCCGATGGGACAAAGGTCATTTCTGGGAGTCGGGACAAGACCCTCAAAATCTGGGATTTAGCCACAGGGAAGCTAGAATACACTCTCACGGGCCATAATGACTCGGTAAGTGCAGTAGCTGTTACTTCCGATGGGACAAAGGTCATTTCTCGGAGTTGGGACAAGACCCTCAAAATCTGGGATTTAGCCACAGGGAAGCTAGAATACACTCTCACGGGCCATAATGACTCGGTAAATGCAGTAGGAGTTACTCCCGATGGCAAAAAGGTCATTTCTGAGATTGATGACAAAACTCTCAAAGTCTGGGATTTAGCTACAGGGAAGATAGAATACATTCTCACGGGTCATAATTTCTGGGTAAATGCAGTAGCGGTTACTCCCGATGGGCAAAAGCTCATTTCTGGGAGTTCGGACAACACCCTAAAGGTGTGGGATTTAGCCACAGGGAAGGAAGAATACATTCTCACGGGTCATAATTTCTGGGTAAATGCAATAGCTGTTACTCCCGATCGGAAAAAGGTCATTTCTGGGAGTCGGGAGAACACCCTCAAAGTCTGGGATTTAGCCACAGGGAAGGAAGAATACACTCTCACGGGTCATAATTACTCGGTAAATGCAATAGCTGTTACTCCCGATGGGAAAAAGGTCATTTCTGGGAGTTGGGACAAGACCCTCAAAATCTGGGATTTAGCCACAGGGAAGCTAGAATACACTCTCACGGGTCATAATTTCTGGGTAAATGCAGTAGCTGTTACTCCCGATGGAAAAAAGGTTATTTCTGGAAGCGATGACAAGACCCTCAAAGTCTGGGATTTAGACAGAGGAGAATGTATCGCTACCTTTACCGCAGAAGCGTGGATAACTTGCTGTGCTGTTGCACCCGATGGCGTGACCATTGTAGCGGGGGATAGTTCAGGACAGGTGCATTTTTTGCGCTTAATGGGGATAGAATGA
- a CDS encoding DUF29 domain-containing protein, translated as MTVHLKQEIEKLYEEDYVLWLEQTAEQIRHKDIDNLDWQHLLEEIEDLGKSQKNAVESYLRQLLKHLLLYQYWTQERDYSGDGWAEEIDNFRNELEILLDSKTLYNYAASILEAIYQKARRSAFNKTKLDIFPAECPYTLEQVLDIDYLPE; from the coding sequence ATGACTGTTCACTTAAAGCAAGAAATTGAAAAACTTTATGAGGAAGATTATGTTCTTTGGTTGGAGCAAACAGCAGAGCAAATCCGCCATAAGGATATAGATAATCTAGATTGGCAACATCTGCTCGAGGAGATAGAAGACTTGGGAAAATCTCAAAAAAATGCAGTAGAAAGTTATCTGCGTCAACTTCTCAAACACTTGCTTCTCTATCAATATTGGACTCAAGAAAGAGATTATTCTGGCGATGGATGGGCAGAGGAAATTGATAATTTTAGAAATGAATTAGAAATTTTGCTAGATTCTAAAACTTTATATAATTATGCCGCATCTATTCTTGAAGCCATTTATCAAAAAGCTAGGCGATCAGCTTTCAACAAAACTAAACTAGATATTTTTCCTGCTGAATGTCCTTATACTCTAGAACAGGTTTTAGATATAGACTATCTTCCCGAATAA
- a CDS encoding Coenzyme F420 hydrogenase/dehydrogenase, beta subunit C-terminal domain yields MTSVAPHKKAKALKPGSRRPAKELCSECGLCDTYYIHYVKEACAFLNQQVAELEAAAHGRSRNLESQDDWYFGVHQEMMAAKKKQPIEGAQWTGIVSTIACEMLTRGMVEGVVCVQNTKEDRFQPMPILATTPEQILAARVNKPTLSPNLSVLEQIEQSGMKRLLVIGVGCQIQALRAVEKQLGLEKLYVLGTPCVDNVSREGLQKFLETTSKSPETVVHYEFMQDFRVHFKHEDGSIETVPFFGLKTNKLKDVFAPSCMSCFDYVNSLADLVVGYMGAPFGWQWIVVRNDTGREMLDLVRDQIETQGVMSSGDRRQAVQNSIPAYDKGVTLPMWAAKLMGVVIERIGPKGLEYARFSIDSHYTRNYLFVKRNYPEKLAAHVPEYAKRIVGQYKLPE; encoded by the coding sequence ATGACATCTGTCGCACCTCACAAAAAAGCTAAAGCCCTCAAACCCGGTAGTCGTCGCCCTGCTAAAGAACTCTGTAGCGAGTGCGGACTATGCGATACTTACTATATCCATTACGTCAAAGAAGCCTGTGCTTTCCTCAATCAACAAGTTGCTGAACTTGAAGCCGCAGCGCATGGACGTAGCCGAAATTTAGAGAGTCAAGATGATTGGTATTTTGGTGTCCATCAGGAAATGATGGCGGCGAAGAAGAAACAACCTATTGAGGGGGCGCAGTGGACAGGGATCGTTAGTACCATCGCCTGCGAGATGCTCACCCGAGGTATGGTAGAGGGGGTTGTTTGTGTGCAAAATACCAAAGAAGATCGTTTTCAACCGATGCCTATTTTAGCCACAACTCCAGAACAAATTTTAGCCGCCCGCGTCAATAAACCGACTCTTTCCCCGAATCTTTCGGTTTTAGAACAAATTGAACAGTCGGGGATGAAGCGCTTATTAGTTATTGGGGTAGGCTGTCAAATTCAAGCGCTGCGGGCAGTAGAAAAGCAGTTAGGCTTAGAAAAGCTTTATGTGTTGGGGACTCCCTGCGTAGATAATGTTAGCCGCGAAGGGTTGCAAAAGTTCCTCGAAACTACCAGTAAGTCTCCGGAGACGGTGGTGCATTATGAGTTTATGCAAGATTTTCGCGTCCATTTTAAACATGAGGATGGATCGATTGAAACGGTTCCTTTCTTTGGGCTGAAAACCAATAAACTGAAGGATGTTTTTGCCCCTTCTTGTATGAGTTGTTTTGATTATGTCAATTCGTTAGCAGATTTGGTGGTGGGGTATATGGGGGCCCCTTTTGGTTGGCAGTGGATTGTTGTCCGCAATGATACCGGGCGCGAAATGTTGGATCTGGTACGGGATCAGATTGAGACTCAAGGGGTGATGTCTTCGGGCGATCGCCGTCAAGCCGTACAGAATAGTATTCCGGCTTATGATAAAGGGGTAACGCTTCCCATGTGGGCGGCTAAGTTAATGGGTGTGGTGATCGAAAGAATTGGCCCGAAAGGGTTAGAATATGCGCGGTTTTCTATTGATTCTCATTACACTCGTAATTATTTGTTTGTTAAGCGTAATTATCCTGAAAAGTTAGCGGCTCATGTGCCGGAGTATGCTAAACGGATTGTAGGACAGTATAAGTTACCTGAATAG
- a CDS encoding photosystem II reaction center protein K, translating into MELALLLAKLPEAYQIFDPLVDVLPLIPLFFLLLAFVWQAAVGFK; encoded by the coding sequence ATGGAACTGGCACTGCTGTTAGCAAAATTACCCGAAGCTTATCAAATCTTCGATCCTTTAGTCGATGTTTTACCTTTGATCCCTTTATTCTTTTTGTTGCTGGCCTTTGTTTGGCAAGCGGCTGTTGGATTCAAATAA
- a CDS encoding D-alanine--D-alanine ligase family protein: MSKLRVGLLFGGRSGEHEVSINSAKAIAKALSSETNATKYQLIPIYIRKDGCWQAPEIAQAVLESGKPLSTESDDSVGLWQFPPSVNEVDVWFPILHGPNGEDGTLQGLLTLMQVPYVGSGVLGSAVGMDKIAMKTAFKQAGLPQVPYMTLTRAQIWSNSCVFPKLGDEIEQTLGYPCFVKPANLGSSVGIAKARTRSELETALDAAASYDRRIIVEAGVSAREVECAVLGNDNPKASIVGEITFNSDFYDYETKYTDGRAQLLIPAPIPPQIAAQIQEMSLSAFAAVDAAGLARVDFFYVEKTGEVLINEINTLPGFTAFSMYPQLWEASGIQFPQLVDQLIQLALERCQ, encoded by the coding sequence ATGAGCAAATTGCGGGTTGGATTATTATTTGGCGGACGTTCAGGAGAACACGAAGTCTCGATCAATTCGGCAAAAGCTATAGCCAAAGCCCTGAGTTCCGAAACAAATGCGACCAAGTACCAACTTATCCCTATTTATATTCGAAAGGATGGCTGTTGGCAAGCTCCAGAAATTGCCCAAGCGGTTTTAGAGTCAGGAAAACCCCTCTCCACAGAAAGCGATGACTCCGTTGGACTTTGGCAATTTCCCCCAAGTGTGAATGAAGTAGATGTGTGGTTTCCCATTTTGCATGGTCCTAATGGGGAAGACGGCACCTTACAAGGGTTACTCACCTTGATGCAAGTTCCCTATGTGGGTAGCGGTGTATTAGGTTCGGCTGTGGGAATGGATAAAATTGCCATGAAAACCGCCTTTAAGCAGGCCGGGTTGCCTCAAGTGCCTTATATGACTCTGACTCGCGCTCAAATTTGGTCTAATTCCTGCGTCTTTCCTAAACTCGGGGATGAAATTGAACAAACTTTAGGTTATCCCTGTTTCGTCAAACCGGCTAATTTAGGTTCATCTGTAGGCATTGCCAAAGCGCGAACTCGTTCGGAATTAGAAACTGCCCTCGATGCCGCCGCTAGTTATGACAGACGCATTATTGTGGAGGCTGGCGTGAGTGCTAGAGAGGTAGAATGTGCCGTTTTAGGCAATGATAATCCTAAAGCCTCTATCGTCGGCGAAATTACCTTTAATAGTGATTTTTATGACTATGAAACTAAATATACTGATGGACGCGCCCAATTATTAATCCCTGCTCCCATTCCCCCTCAAATAGCGGCTCAAATTCAAGAAATGTCTTTATCTGCCTTTGCGGCGGTGGATGCTGCCGGCTTGGCGCGGGTAGACTTCTTCTATGTGGAAAAGACTGGGGAAGTGCTAATTAATGAGATTAATACTTTACCGGGATTTACGGCTTTTAGTATGTATCCTCAACTTTGGGAAGCCTCTGGGATTCAGTTCCCTCAATTGGTTGATCAGTTAATTCAGTTGGCTTTAGAACGTTGTCAATAA
- a CDS encoding acyl-CoA thioesterase, whose translation MDYYKLVLPEHLNHYGNLFGGNLLKWIDEFSYITANLEFPGHQFLTIALDNVIFRHAVSNGEILKFSVTCHHLGKTSVQYSVKVFGTRDDQQHDLILFETKITFVSVDHEGKKQPIQPN comes from the coding sequence ATGGATTACTATAAGCTAGTGCTGCCCGAACACTTAAATCACTACGGTAATTTATTTGGTGGGAATTTATTAAAGTGGATTGATGAATTCTCTTATATTACGGCAAACTTAGAATTTCCGGGTCATCAGTTTCTCACCATCGCTTTAGACAATGTGATCTTTCGTCATGCCGTGAGTAATGGTGAAATTTTAAAGTTTTCTGTCACTTGCCATCATCTAGGAAAAACTTCTGTACAGTACAGTGTGAAAGTTTTTGGCACCCGAGATGATCAGCAACATGACCTTATACTATTCGAAACAAAAATTACTTTTGTTAGCGTTGATCACGAAGGCAAAAAACAGCCGATTCAACCGAATTAA
- the urtA gene encoding urea ABC transporter substrate-binding protein has product MAQELGRRKFLLYGSGAFIASLLLKGCTGSDTTTTSSTPSATSNQTAANTGKTAASGDTIKVGLLHSLSGTMAISETTVVEAEELAIEEINAAGGVLGKKIEVIKEDGASDWPTFAEKATKLIDQDKVATIFGCWTSASRKAVLPVFEAKNHLLWYPVQYEGQECSKNVFYTGAAPNQQIEPAVDWLLKNKGKKFFLVGSDYVFPRTANTIIKEQLKAKGGETVGEDYLPLGNTEVTAIITKIKAALPDGGVIFNTLNGDSNVAFFKQLQAAGLKPDKYPVMSVSIAEEEVRQIGPEYLAGQYASWNYFQTVDTPTNKKFVEAFKAKYGQDRVTNDPMEAAYIMVYLWKQAVEKAKTANDLDKVRLAAVGQEFEAPEGKVKIFPNHHISKTVRIGQVKDDGMFDIVWSSEGPVKPIPWNQYVPETKGYACDWTDPKKGGKYKTDKV; this is encoded by the coding sequence ATGGCTCAAGAACTAGGTAGAAGAAAATTTTTATTGTATGGTTCAGGTGCATTTATAGCCAGCTTACTCCTCAAAGGTTGTACCGGAAGCGATACCACGACAACCTCCTCAACTCCCTCTGCTACCTCTAACCAAACTGCCGCTAATACAGGGAAAACGGCGGCGAGTGGCGATACCATTAAAGTCGGTCTTCTCCACTCTCTGAGTGGCACAATGGCCATTAGTGAAACGACCGTTGTCGAAGCTGAAGAATTGGCGATCGAAGAAATTAATGCCGCCGGTGGGGTATTAGGTAAAAAAATAGAAGTCATTAAAGAAGATGGGGCTTCTGACTGGCCGACTTTTGCTGAAAAAGCCACTAAACTGATCGATCAAGATAAAGTTGCTACCATTTTCGGCTGTTGGACTTCTGCCAGTCGGAAAGCGGTTTTACCGGTCTTTGAAGCGAAAAATCATTTGTTGTGGTATCCTGTCCAATACGAAGGACAAGAATGTTCTAAAAATGTTTTTTATACCGGTGCAGCCCCTAATCAACAAATTGAACCGGCTGTAGATTGGTTATTAAAAAATAAAGGGAAAAAGTTTTTTTTAGTCGGTTCTGACTATGTTTTTCCTCGTACCGCTAACACCATTATCAAGGAACAGTTAAAGGCTAAAGGCGGCGAAACCGTAGGGGAAGATTACTTACCTTTAGGCAATACAGAAGTGACCGCTATTATTACGAAAATTAAAGCGGCTTTACCGGATGGGGGAGTCATTTTTAATACCCTTAACGGAGATAGTAATGTGGCATTCTTTAAACAACTACAAGCCGCAGGACTAAAACCCGATAAATATCCTGTTATGTCTGTTAGTATTGCCGAAGAAGAAGTGCGACAAATTGGGCCAGAATATTTAGCCGGTCAATATGCCAGTTGGAATTATTTCCAAACCGTTGATACTCCCACCAATAAAAAGTTTGTGGAAGCATTTAAAGCTAAATATGGCCAAGACCGGGTAACCAATGACCCGATGGAAGCGGCTTATATTATGGTTTATTTGTGGAAACAAGCAGTAGAAAAAGCCAAAACCGCCAATGATTTAGATAAGGTTCGCCTGGCAGCCGTTGGTCAAGAATTTGAAGCCCCAGAAGGCAAAGTGAAAATTTTTCCGAATCATCATATTTCTAAGACTGTCAGAATTGGTCAAGTGAAAGATGATGGAATGTTTGACATTGTTTGGTCAAGTGAAGGACCGGTTAAACCGATTCCTTGGAATCAATATGTTCCTGAAACTAAGGGGTACGCCTGCGACTGGACTGATCCTAAGAAAGGCGGCAAGTATAAAACTGATAAAGTTTAA
- a CDS encoding ABC transporter permease, which yields MLQIIEGLFNGISIGSVLLIAALGLAIVFGLMGVINLAHGELMMLGAYTTFVVQNGFKVLGDPWFNYYIFFALPLAFLVAALTGLLLERGVIRFLYGRPLETLLATWGVSLILQQFVRSVSWLLVISIVVFCGLFFVSWWVLKNRPNWDSIKPRVIAITLPLSLAIATVSGIAINQTEQLALIKPWFSARNVDVTAPKWLRGGLPIGSFQMPYTRIFIIILTILCVVGIYWFLNRSIWGLRIRAVTQNRTMSACLGIPTNRVDALTFALGSGLAGIAGCGISFLGSVGPNTGQNYIVDTFMVVVVGGVGNLLGTIIAALVIGILNYLIGSGTLALILMPIEPLKGLTDILTFFATSSMAKVMIFVLIIAFLQIKPAGLFPQKGRTAEL from the coding sequence ATGTTACAAATAATAGAAGGTTTATTTAACGGAATTAGTATAGGTTCAGTATTACTGATCGCCGCCCTCGGACTAGCCATCGTTTTTGGACTCATGGGAGTGATTAATCTTGCTCACGGGGAATTGATGATGTTAGGCGCTTATACGACTTTTGTGGTGCAAAATGGCTTTAAAGTTTTAGGCGATCCTTGGTTTAATTATTACATCTTTTTTGCCTTACCGTTGGCTTTTTTAGTAGCCGCCTTAACGGGGTTACTTTTAGAAAGAGGAGTGATTCGTTTTCTCTATGGGCGACCATTAGAAACTTTATTAGCCACTTGGGGAGTGAGTCTCATTTTACAGCAATTTGTCCGCAGTGTAAGCTGGCTTTTAGTGATTAGTATTGTTGTCTTTTGCGGCTTATTTTTTGTGTCTTGGTGGGTCTTGAAAAATCGCCCCAATTGGGACAGCATAAAACCCCGAGTGATCGCTATTACTCTCCCGCTTTCTTTAGCCATTGCTACGGTTAGCGGCATAGCCATCAACCAAACGGAACAACTCGCTTTAATCAAGCCTTGGTTTAGTGCTAGAAATGTTGATGTAACTGCCCCTAAATGGTTACGAGGTGGGCTACCTATCGGCAGTTTTCAGATGCCCTATACAAGGATATTTATTATCATTTTGACGATTCTTTGTGTGGTAGGAATTTATTGGTTTTTAAATCGTTCTATATGGGGCTTACGCATTAGGGCAGTGACGCAAAATCGGACCATGAGTGCTTGTTTAGGTATCCCGACAAATCGCGTGGATGCTTTAACATTTGCTTTGGGTTCTGGGTTAGCGGGAATTGCTGGCTGTGGGATTAGTTTTTTAGGTTCAGTAGGTCCTAATACAGGACAAAATTATATTGTAGATACTTTTATGGTAGTGGTGGTTGGTGGGGTCGGTAATTTGTTAGGAACGATTATTGCGGCTTTAGTAATTGGCATTCTAAACTATCTCATCGGTTCCGGTACCTTAGCCTTAATTTTAATGCCGATTGAACCGTTAAAAGGGTTAACAGATATCTTGACTTTTTTTGCCACAAGTAGTATGGCAAAAGTGATGATTTTTGTGCTAATTATTGCCTTTTTACAAATAAAACCGGCTGGACTCTTTCCTCAAAAAGGACGCACAGCAGAACTGTAA
- the urtC gene encoding urea ABC transporter permease subunit UrtC, which translates to MLTVDVSPKKEEVKKRQRQFLLEGAIIGGVALILALLMPFILSQFRLKLLGRFLSLCLAALGIDLIWGYTGLLSLGHGIFFALGGYGLAMYLNLQLPAGQLPEFFTLYGVTKLPLFWQPFHSLFFTVIAIIVIPSLVAGLLGYLIFRNRIKGVYFSILTQAALLVFFNFFNGQQQLINGTNGLKTDTQTLFGALVGSDGVQLVFYELTILCLILVYLLCRWLTSGRFGRLLKAIRDDEIRVRFSGYDPTGFKVVVFAISGAIAGISGALYTVQSGIIAPSPSLEVAFSIEMVIWVAVGGRGTLIGAIVGTLLVNWGKTFLSEQFPEIWLFFQGALFLIVVTVLPAGIIGGLDKIRSLFGWQKRLVTYPAIDENPEVQQEKEKIID; encoded by the coding sequence ATGTTAACTGTAGATGTTTCACCCAAAAAGGAAGAAGTTAAAAAGCGTCAACGTCAATTCCTGTTAGAGGGAGCCATTATAGGAGGTGTTGCTCTTATTTTAGCTCTGTTGATGCCTTTTATCCTTTCACAATTTAGGCTCAAATTATTAGGACGATTTTTATCACTCTGTCTAGCCGCATTAGGCATTGATTTAATCTGGGGATATACCGGGCTTTTAAGTTTAGGTCATGGCATCTTTTTTGCCCTTGGGGGGTATGGGTTAGCCATGTACCTCAATTTACAACTCCCTGCCGGACAACTGCCAGAATTTTTTACCCTTTATGGAGTGACCAAACTGCCGCTATTTTGGCAACCTTTTCATTCATTATTTTTTACGGTTATCGCCATTATTGTCATTCCTAGTTTGGTGGCGGGTTTATTGGGTTATCTAATTTTCCGCAATCGAATTAAAGGGGTATATTTCTCCATTTTAACACAAGCGGCTTTATTAGTTTTCTTCAACTTTTTTAATGGACAACAACAATTAATTAATGGAACTAATGGATTAAAAACCGACACTCAAACCCTTTTCGGGGCTTTAGTCGGTTCGGATGGCGTTCAATTAGTTTTTTATGAATTAACCATCTTGTGTTTAATTCTGGTTTATTTACTCTGTCGCTGGTTAACAAGTGGACGGTTTGGACGGTTATTAAAAGCTATTCGAGATGATGAAATTCGGGTTAGATTTTCCGGATATGACCCCACCGGTTTTAAAGTAGTAGTTTTTGCGATTTCTGGGGCCATTGCTGGCATTTCTGGGGCCTTATATACAGTCCAAAGCGGCATTATTGCCCCGAGTCCCTCCTTAGAAGTTGCCTTCTCAATTGAAATGGTTATTTGGGTAGCGGTAGGAGGTCGAGGAACCTTAATTGGTGCTATCGTAGGAACCCTATTAGTCAACTGGGGCAAAACTTTTTTAAGTGAACAATTTCCCGAGATTTGGCTATTCTTCCAAGGGGCATTATTCTTAATTGTCGTGACGGTACTTCCCGCAGGAATCATCGGAGGACTAGACAAAATTCGCTCCCTATTCGGTTGGCAAAAACGCCTAGTCACTTATCCCGCTATTGATGAAAATCCCGAAGTTCAACAAGAAAAAGAAAAAATCATCGATTAA